The genomic stretch CGGGACACGTGTTATCTTGTCTGAAGATGGGGGGACCATCCTCCAAGGCTAAATACTCCTGATTGACCGATAGTGAACCAGTACTGTGAAGGAAAGGCGAAAAGAACCCCTGTGAGGGGAGTGAAATAGAACCTGAAACCCTGTACGTACAAGCAGTGGGAGCCACTTCGTGTGGTGACTGCGTACCTTTTGTATAATGGGTCAGCGACTTATATTTTGTAGCGAGGTTAACTGAATAAGGGAGCCGTAGGGAAACCGAGTCTTAACTGGGCGACTAGTTGCAAGATATAGACCCGAAACCCGGTGATCTAGCCATGGGCAGGTTGAAGGTTGGGTAACACTAACTGGAGGACCGAACCGACTAATGTTGAAAAATTAGCGGATGACCTGTGGCTGGGGGTGAAAGGCCAATCAAACCGGGAGATAGCTGGTTCTCCCCGAAATCTATTTAGGTAGAGCCTTGAGCGGACACCTTTGGGGGTAGAGCACTGTTTCGGCTAGGGGGCCATCCCGGCTTACCAACCCGATGCAAACTCCGAATACCAAAGAGTGATACTCAGGAGACACACGGCGGGTGCTAACGTTCGTCGTGGAGAGGGAAACAACCCAGACCGCCAGCTAAGGTCCCAAAGTCTATATTAAGTGGGAAACGAAGTGGGAAGGCTTAGACAGCTAGGATGTTGGCTTAGAAGCAGCCATCATTTAAAGAAAGCGTAATAGCTCACTAGTCGAGTCGGCCTGCGCGGAAGATGTAACGGGGCTCAAATATAGCACCGAAGCTGCGGCATCAGACGTAAGTCTGTTGGGTAGGGGAGCGTTCTGTAAGCGGATGAAGGTGTACTGAGAAGTATGCTGGACGTATCAGAAGTGCGAATGCTGACATAAGTAACGATAAAACGAGTGAAAAACTCGTTCGCCGGAAGATCAAGGTTTCCTGTCCAACGTTAATCGGGGCAGGGTGAGTCGACCCCTAAGGCAAGGCTGAAAAGCGTAGTCGATGGGAAACGGGTTAATATTCCCGTACTTGTAATAACTGCGATGTGGGGACGGAGTAGGTTAGGTTAGCCATCTTTTGGATTAGATGGTTTAAGCCGGTAGGCGGAATATCTAGGCAAATCCGGATATTCTTAACGCCGAGAAGTGATGACGAGCAACTACGGTTGTGAAGTAACTGATACCACACTTCCAGGAAAAGCCACTAAGCTTCAGGTTATTATAAATCGTACTGTAAACCGACACAGGTGATCAGGTAGAGAATACTCAGGCGCTTGAGAGAACTCGGGTGAAGGAACTAGGCAAAATAGCACCGTAACTTCGGGAGAAGGTGCGCCGGTGGTAGTTGTAGTCCCTCGCGGACGAAGGCGAATCCGGTCGAAGATACCAGCTGGCTGCAACTGTTTATTAAAAACACAGCACTCTGCAAACACGAAAGTGGACGTATAGGGTGTGATGCCTGCCCGGTGCTGGAAGGTTAATTGATGGGGTTAGCGCAAGCGAAGCTCCTGATCGAAGCCCCAGTAAACGGCGGCCGTAACTATAACGGTCCTAAGGTAGCGAAATTCCTTGTCGGGTAAGTTCCGACCTGCACGAATGGCATAATGATGGCCAGGCTGTCTCCACCCGAGACTCAGTGAAATTGAAATCGCCGTGAAGATGCGGTGTACCCGCGGCTAGACGGAAAGACCCCGTGAACCTTTACTATAGCTTGACACTGAACCTTGAATTTTAATGTGTAGGATAGGTGGGAGACTATGAAGCGAGAACGCCAGTTCTTGTGGAGTCGTTGTTGAAATACCACCCTTTAACGTTTGATGTTCTAACGACGTACCTGAAACGGGTACTCGGACAGTGTCTGGTGGGTAGTTTGACTGGGGCGGTCTCCTCCCAAAGAGTAACGGAGGAGCACGAAGGTTTGCTAATCACGGTCGGACATCGTGAGGTTAGTGCAATGGTATAAGCAAGCTTAACTGCGAGACAGACAAGTCGAGCAGGTACGAAAGTAGGTCATAGTGATCCGGTGGTTCTGCATGGAAGGGCCATCGCTCAACGGATAAAAGGTACTCCGGGGATAACAGGCTGATACCGCCCAAGAGTTCATATCGACGGCGGTGTTTGGCACCTCGATGTCGGCTCATCACATCCTGGGGCTGAAGTAGGTCCCAAGGGTATGGCTGTTCGCCATTTAAAGTGGTACGCGAGCTGGGTTTAGAACGTCGTGAGACAGTTCGGTCCCTATCTGCCGTGGGCGTTGGAGAATTGATTGGGGCTGCTCCTAGTACGAGAGGACCGGAGTGGACGCATCACTGGTGTTCCAGTTGTCTCGCCAGAGGCATTGCTGGGTAGCTACATGCGGAAGAGATAAGTGCTGAAAGCATCTAAGCACGAAACTTGCCAAGAGATGAGTTCTCCCCGACTTAAAGTCGGTAAGGGTTGTTTGAGACTAAGACGTTGATAGGTCTGATGTGTAAGCGCTGTGAGGCGTTGAGCTAACAGATACTAATTGCCCGAGAGGCTTAACCATACAACACTCAAATATTTTTAGAGAAAAGATTTGAAAGAAAGTCGGTTTTCAGTGAAGATTTTAAAGACTTAACGAAGCGAAGAGAAAGTAAAACGCAAATAAACGTTAAGTAAAGAACGACGAAAAGACAGATTATAAAGAATAATCCTGGCGGCGAAAGTGCAGTGGTCCCACCTGACCCCATGCCGAACTCAGAAGTGAAACGCTGTAACGCCGATGGTAGTGTGGAGTCCCTCCATGCGAGAGTAGGACACCGCCAGGTTCCTTAGTTATTCTTTTAGTTTATTTTATAAGTAAGCTAAAAGAATAATTTGGCAGTAATAGTGCAATGGAACCACCTAATTCCATGCCGAACTTAGAAGTGAAACGTTGTTACGCCGATGGTAGTGTGGAGCTCCTCCATGCGAGAGTAGGTCGCTGCCAATAACCTTATATGCGGAGTGGTAGTTCAGCTGGTTAGAATACCTGCCTGTCACGCAGGGGGTCGCGGGTTCGAATCCCGTCCATTCCGCCAATTCTTTTAGGGGCGTAGTTCAATTGGTAGAGCGTCGGTCTCCAAAACCGAATGCTGGGAGTTCGAGCCTCTCCGCCCCTGCCATTTAAATCAGATTAACTTTCCTTAATTTAATTAATATCGTAATTTCTCATCAATTCTAAATATTTTAATATTCAATACTTTATTTCTTATCTACTTTTAAAAATTAAACTATCTTATTTCCTTTATTTTTAATATTCGTTATTTATTTGTTAAATTAGATAAAAATTCGAATTTCTACTCATATTAAGCGATTCTTATTTAATCTAAAGTTAGTAAATAATATGATCGTTGTCACAAATTACTATATTTTCCATTTAAGCTAAAATCAAACTTCTATATTATCCTACTATATGATTTATAAATTGATTTTAAGATCAAAGGATGGAGTTTATGCAAGAGCAATCTGCTGTTTTAGAAAAAAATGAGAAAGGGGTTAGTTTTTCTCAAAATAAACATATTAAGTTAAATAAGTTTGATGCGTTATGGATGCTCAACTTATTTGGTACTGCGGTAGGGGCAGGTGTTTTATTTCTTCCTATCAATGCAGGGAAAAGTGGTTTTTGGCCGCTAGTTATTATTGCATTATTAGCAGGACCAATGACTTATTATGCTCATCAAGGTTTGGCAAGATTTGTTTTATCATCACCTAAAAAAGGTGCTGATATTACATTGGTTGCTGAAGATTATTTTGGTAAAACGGCGGGTAAATTAATTACTTTCCTCTACTTTTTTGCTATTTTTCCAATTTTACTTATTTATGGTAATGGGATAACTAATACCGTTGAATCTTTTATTGTTCATCAATTACATTTAGTAGCGCCGCCACGTTGGATTCTATCTGGTGTATTAATTGGGATCTTGATTAGTATTATGTTAATGGGCGAAAAACTAATGCTTAAAATTACCGAGTACTTAGTTTATCCGCTTATTCTTATTTTGTTTGCACTTTCGCTTTATCTTATTCCACAATGGAATACAAGCATGTTACATCAGGTGCCTGGAGCAGCAGACTTTTTAGGTACGCTGTGGATCACTTTACCAGTTATTGTCTTTTCTTTTAATCATTCACCGGCTATTTCACAATTTTCTCTTTCATTAGAAAGACATTATGGTAATTCTGTTGCGGCTGAAAAACATGCAACCTTTACTGAAAAAGGTACCTCAACATTATTGTTAGTATTTGTTATGTTATTCGTTTTCAGTTGTGTTCTAAGTTTAACACCAGCGGAACTACATGAAGCGAAGGTACAAAATATTAGTATCTTATCTTATTTGGCAAATAAATTTGATAATCCGTATATTAGTTATTTTGGTCCACTTGTTGCTTTCTTAGCTATCACAAGCTCGTTCTTTGGTCACTATTTAGGTGCGCGTGAAGGTATTGAAGGTCTATATATCCAAATGGCTCACAAAGAGAAAGATATTGATCGTAAAAAATTACATAAATATACGGCTGTGCTTTTCTTCTTCACTCTTTGGGGAGTGGCGATTCTTAATCCAAGTATTCTTGGTATTATTGAATCATTAGGTGGACCATTTATTGCAATGATTCTCTTTATTATGCCAATGTATGCGATTGCAAAAATTCCAGCGATGCGTAAATATTCAGGAAAATGGAGTAATGTGTTTGTAACTGTTATGGGGACATTAGCAATTACAGCTGTTATTTATAAATTATTTTAGTTAGTATCTATTCAGGCTGAAGTATTTTGATAACATTCCCCTTCAATATTTGGAGGGGATATTTTAGGGAAAAATTATGATAAGTATTTTTGATATGTTTAAAGTTGGTATTGGACCATCTAGTTCGCATACAGTTGGACCAATGAAAGCTGGGAAAGCATTTGTTGACTTATTAATTGAAAAAGGATTATTTGATAAAGTTAACCATTTACAGGCAAATGTTTATGGTTCTTTATCTATGACGGGGCGAGGACATAATACAGATATTGCGATCATCATGGGGCTTGCAGGCTATTTGCCACATGATGTGGATTTAAATCTTATTCCTCGTTTTATTGAAAATGTAAAAAAAACAGCAGAATTACCGATAGCTCAAGGTAAAAAGATCGTTAAGTTTGACTTTAATGATGACTTAATTTTTCATAGCGAGTTTTTACCTCGTCATGAAAATGCGATGCAATTGATTGCTTATCATGATGGAGAAGAAGGGAATCATGTCATTTTAGCAGAAACTTATTATTCCATTGGCGGTGGTTTCATCGTGGATGAAGCACATTTTGGGCAAGAAGATGATCATCCTGTAGAAGTTCCTTACCCTTATCAAAAAGCAGTCGATCTTCTTAAACATAGCCATGAAACTGGTTTATCATTATCAAGTATTATGCGAGCGAATGAGATTGCCATCCATGGTGAAGAAGCGCTGAATGCGCATATTCAAACAGTTTATCGTACGATGCAAGAATGTTTAGATCGTGGGATGAAGACAGAAGGTATTTTGCCAGGACCACTTAAAGTAGCACGCCGTGCGGCAGCATTATCTCGATTATTGCATGCCAATCAATCTTTATCGCAAGATCCAATGAGTATTATTGATTGGATTAATATGTATGCACTTGCTGTGAATGAGGAAAATGCGGCTGGAGGACGAGTTGTGACTGCACCTACAAATGGGGCGTGTGGTATCGTACCTGCAGTATTAGCATACTACAATAAGTTTATTGAACCTGTTACTGAAGAAACGGTTGCCCGTTATTTATTGACATGTAGTGCGATTGGATCACTTTATAAAATGAATGCTTCTATCTCTGGTGCAGAAGTGGGTTGCCAGGGGGAAGTTGGAGTAGCGTGCTCAATGGCAGCAGCAGGGTTAACGGAGATTTTAGGTGGTAATGCCGAACAAATTTGTAATGCAGCAGAAATTGCGATGGAACATAATCTTGGACTAACTTGCGATCCAGTTGGCGGCCAAGTACAAGTTCCTTGTATTGAACGTAATGCGATTGCCTCAGTAAAAGCCATTAATGCAAGCCGAATGGCATTACGTCGTACTTCAAGCCCACGCGTATCATTGGATGATGTAATTGAAACCATGTATGAAACTGGTAAAGATATCAATGCAAAATACCGTGAAACATCTCAAGGTGGTTTGGCAGTAAAAATTGTATGTTCTTAGATTAGACTGGGAATAAGAAGAAGGCGATGTGCTTATAGACACATCGCCTTTTTATTAAGATCTTTTTTTCACGCCCTGATTTTCCGAAAAATTTATGCAGGATATGATTATATTATGCACTACGAAGTTTGTTCAGCACTGCTTTAAGCGCATTATCTAATGGCGCTTTAATTCGCATTGGTTCTTCGGTTTTTGGGTGGAAAAAGACAATTTCAAATGCGTGTAAAAATAAACGATTTAAGCCAAAACTTGCCATTTTCTTATCGAACTCTTTGTCACCATATTTGGGATCCATGGCAATAGGATGCCCTGCATGTAGCGTATGGACACGAATTTGGTGAGTACGCCCCGTAACAGGACTGGCTTTTACAAGAGTTGCAATTTGATAACGTTCTTCAATTTTGAAACGTGTTTCAGAGGGTTTTCCTTGCTCACTCACTTTGACTACACGCTCACCACTAGCAAGTTCATTCTTAAGCAACGGTGCTTGGATGCTTTTTACGTGAGATTGCCATTGACCTCTTACGAGGGCAAGATAGTCTTTTTGTACACGTTTTTCTCGTAATTGTTCATGAAGATTACGTAATGCTGAACGTTTTTTAGCGACCAGCAGAATACCAGATGTATCTCGATCTAGGCGGTGTACTAGTTCCAGAAAGCGTGCTTGTGGGCGTAAGGCTCTTAAGGCTTCAATTACACCAAAATTTACGCCACTTCCTCCATGCACTGCCATGCCAGATGGTTTATTGATGACCAGCATAACCTCATCTTCATAAAGGATACAATCTTCCAATTGACTTACTTTATTTAACTTAGTTGAAATTTGTGGAGTTTCTTTCTGAGAAACACGAACTGGTGGCACACGAATGATATCATTAGCTTGAAGTTTATATTCTGGTTTTACTCGACCTTTATTTACTCGTACTTCACCTTTACGTAAGATGCGATATACCAGGCTTTTAGGGACACCTTTAAGGTGTGTCATGAGAAAATTATCAATACGTTGTCCTGATTCATCTTCACTGATCGTGATGAGTTTTACTTTAGGATTAAGAATTTTTTCTGCAGCGTTTTCCATAATAATCAGTTATTGGGTAATTAAATTTTTATGATAATAACATAGATCTTAGGTAAATTGGGTGTAGAAAATTAAAGGTGGTCGAACGCCACCTTTATTGATTTCGGAAGTTATTTTTGAATAGCTTATTTAGTTTTTTTAGCTTGTGCAAAGATGGCTTTAAGTTCATCTTGAACAGCTTTATCCGTGGTTACAAGGATAGGTTGTACCTGTGCATTAGAGAACGCAATTTCTCCAGCAACGGTGGTTAAATTGAGTTGTAATTTTTTACTATTTAAAAATTCTTTCTGAACAGCAGGCGTGTAAGAAGCAAGTGGTTTATTAAATGCAATACTTACTTGGGAATGTGCAGGCAGTGGTTTTTCAAAGTTTACCGGTACGGAGAAAATATCAATGAGATTTTTTCCTAATGTCACGATGCCATACCATTTTACTGTTTTTAGGCTTTCTGTACTTTTATTAACGATGGTGTAGTTATACGCTAACATTTCTTTACCATCTTTTTTAGACAAAGTATAAGAAATAGGTTGAATTTGTACAGTTTGATTGAATTTTACAAGTGGCGTTACTGCCGCTTTTTCTGGAGTTGCCGTAGCAGTGGTTGTTGGTTGAGTTTGGGTTGATGTTGATGGGGTATTTTGAGCCTTTTCATCGTGACACGCAGCCAAGGTCATCGTTGCTGCAAGAATACCTACAGTTAAGAATGATTTATTAAATTTCATAAAAAATCCCTCAAAAGTTAATGACATAAAATTATCAATTCAATGCGTTTGCCTATTATACGAACAAGAGCAAAATAAGTACACATTTTATAGTAAAATTATGTCTAATGATTGGTAATGGTAAGAAAGTTAATTACTCATCACCATAATGAAGTTCACCAATTTCAATTGGTGCCCAGCCTTTTTGTTCGCGCCATTTATTCATATCACGTAGCGAATAGACGCAACCACAATATTCTTGTTTATAAAAACGTTCGCGTTTACTAATTTCTACACCACGTTGCGAGCCACCACCTTTGCGCCAGTTGTAGTCCCAAAAGATAACGTCATCATAACGTGCTGCCGCTCTTCTTGCGGCTCCCATTACTTGGTTTATATCTTTCCAACGTGAAATACCCAAGCTTGTCGTAAACACGGGAATATTATGTTCATGTGCAAAAAGCGCTGTACGTTCTAAACGCATATCAAAGCATTTGGTGCAACGTTTACCACGCTCAGGTTCATTTTCTAATCCTTTAATACGTTCAAACCATTCTTTACGGTCGTAATCACCATCATAAAATGGAATGTTCCATTTTTCAGCAAAACGTTTATGCTCATTTTTACGAATTTCATATTCACGTTGTGGGTGAATATTAGGATTATAAAAGAAGATCGTTACATCAATTTCTGAAGCAACAACAGCCTCCATAATTTCACCCGAACAGGGCGCACAGCAAGAATGAAGGAGTAATTTATCATACCCTTCAGGTAGAATAAGTTTTGGACGAATAAATTCAGATTGTGTTTTCATTAGTAATGACGATCTACAGAAATATATGCTAGAGAAATTAATGCGTGTTTATAAGGTGACTCAGGTAAACATTTAATTGAATCTACTGCTTTTTGAGCTTCTTCACGAGCACGTTGCATAGCATAATCAAGAGAGTGATGTTCAGCCATAATAGTTAAAACTTCTGGAAGAATTTCACGTTTTCCGCCTTGATCAATTGCTTCTGCAATCATTTTAGCCTGTTGTTCGTTACCATGACGCATAGCATGCAATAAAGGTAATGTCGGTTTACCTTCTGCAAGATCATCACCGATATTCTTACCAAGCGCTTGGCTGGTGGCGCTATAATCCAACACATCATCAACTAATTGGAAAGCAGTTCCTAAATAACGACCATAATCTTGTAATGCTTTTTCTTGTTCATCTGTTGCATCCGCAACGATAGCTGCACATTGGGTAGCAACCTCAAAAAGACGAGCAGTTTTGCTATAAATAACGCGCATATAATCTGCTTCTGTTGTTTCAGGGTTGTTGCAGTTAATTAATTGTTGAACTTCTCCTTCTGAGATAACATTAGTCGCATCAGACATGACATGTAGGATACGTAATGAGTTAAGTTCAGCAACCATTTGAAATGCACGAGTATAGATAAAATCGCCGACTAATACGCTAGCAGCATTGCCGAATTCAGCATTAGCAGTCGGTTTTCCACGGCGTAAATCGGATTCATCAACAACATCATCATGTAAAAGTGTTGCAGTATGGACAAATTCCACGAATGCTGCGCAATTGCTTACACGTTTACTCTCCCCATTTAAGGCTCGCCCAGCAAGTAAGGCAATCATCGGACGGATGCGTTTTCCACCGCTTTGAATGATGTAGAATCCGATTTGATTTATGAGAGGTATTTGGGAATCTAATTGCGATAAAATGGTTTCGTTTACGATACCCATATCATCGTGAATTAATGCTTGGATTTCCGTGAGATCCATTAAGTTTTTTAAATCGCTCATATGAAATAAATTCTTTATTTGTAAAAAAATTGTAATGCATTGTACTTGATTTTTGAATTGAACTAAAAGGAAAGAGTTAAAAAACAACATTTTTTCATTTAGATTAAATAATCACTTGCCAAGAAAGTCATTTTTCCGTAGAATTTGCGACCTATTTTGTATAAATTTTGAAGTGCTAGATGAATATTACATTACTGGCACATATAAAGCGGAGTATTTATGTACGCAGTTTTCCAAAGTGGTGGTAAACAACACCGTGTAAGCGAAGGTCAAGTGATTCGCTTAGAAAAACTTGAAAAAGCAACCGGCGAAACCGTTGAATTCGATTCTGTATTAATGGTTGTAAACGGTGAAGACGTTAAAATCGGTACACCAGTAGTTGCTGGTAGTAAAGTAGTGGCAGAAGTTGTAGCACACGGACGTGGCGATAAAGTTAAAATCGTTAAATTCCGTCGTCGTAAACATAGCCGTAAACAACAAGGTCATCGTCAGTGGTTCACAGAAGTGAAAATCACTGGGATTCAAGCATAATTTCAGAGGAGATCAAGTAGATGGCAACTAAAAAAGCTGGTGGTTCAACTCGTAACGGTCGTGATTCTGAAGCTAAACGTCTTGGCGTTAAACGTTTCGGTGGCGAATCTGTTTTAGCAGGAAGCATTATTGTTCGTCAACGTGGTACTAAATTCCACGCTGGTAACAACGTTGGTATGGGTCGCGATCACACTTTATTCGCAACCGCTGACGGTAAAGTTAAATTTGAAGTAAAAGGCGAAAAAAATCGCAAATACGTAAGTATTGTTACTGAATAATTTACGATTGAACGAATAAAAAATGCCCCACAAATTTGTGGGGCTTTTGTTATTTGTAAAAATAACAAATTTACAAGTTGTATCCCATCATAAAAACGAAAATAAAAGAAGTAAAAGGTCAACTATGGCACAGTCACAAGGACAACGTCCTATTTCAGGATTCTTTCTTGCACTTACCACAGGTATGATGTGGGGGGCATTACCTATTGCGATTCAACAAGTTTTAAAAGGTATGGATGTTCAAACGATAGTTTGGTATCGTTTTTCTACTGCCGCAATTGTATTATTAATTTGTTTGGGCGTTAAAGGTAAGTTACCGAATTTAAGACATATTCACCAACGTTATTGGTGGTTTTTACTATTAGGTGTTTTAGGGCTTGCGGGTAATTTTTATCTATTTAATGCCGCATTACAATATATTCTACCGACAACAAGTCAAATTCTGACTCCTGTTGCAGCTTTTTTGATGTTATTAGCAGGTGTATTTTTATTTAAAGAGCGGATGTACGTCACTCAAAAAATAGGGTTAGGTTTATTAATTCTTGGTTTAGGTTTGTTCTTTAACCAACATTTAAATGACTTTTTACACTTAAGCGTTTATTTTAAAGGTGTGTTAATTGGGCTGTCTGCCGCTCTAGTTTGGGTAATTTATGGTATTTCACAAAAAATATTACTCTTTAAATTTAAAGCACAACAAATCTTATTAATGATTTATATCGGGTGTTTCGTAATTTTTACACCTGCATCTCATCCTTCACAAGTAGGGAATCTAACGCCATTAGAAATGGGTTGTTTAATTTTCTGTTGTGCAAATACATTAATTGGCTATGGTTGCTATGCGGAGGCGCTTAACCGCTGGGATGTAGCCAAAGTGAGTGCAGTTACAACACAGATTCCAATTTTTACAATGATATTTTCCGCATTACTTTCTTGGTGGGCACCAAGTATCTTTAAGATGGAAAATTTAAATTTTATTAGTTATTTAGGCGCAGCAGTGGTGGTGGCAGGTGCATTAATGTCTGCGATTGGCCACAAATTTATTAAGCCAAAGAGTTAAGGAGAAAAAATGAAATTTATTGATGAAGCCTTAGTGCGCATTGAAGCAGGTGATGGCGGTAACGGCTGCGTCAGTTTTCGTCGTGAAAAATACATTCCAAAAGGTGGTCCTGATGGCGGTGACGGCGGTGATGGCGGTGACGTTTACTTACAAGCTGATGAAAACCTTAATACATTAATCGATTACCGTTTTGAAAAACGCTATGCTGCAGAACGTGGTGAAAATGGCCGTGGTAGTGATTGTACAGGTAAACGAGGCAAAGATATTACCTTACGCGTGCCAGTTGGTACACGTGCAATCGATAATGATACCCAAGAAATCGTCGGCGATTTAACTAAAAACGGTCAGAAAATTCTGATTGCAAAAGGGGGATATCACGGTCTTGGTAATGCACGTTTTAAATCTTCAGTAAACCGTACTCCACGCCAAAAAACGAATGGTACACCAGGTGAAAAACGTGATATTAAATTAGAATTAATGCTCCTTGCAGATGTGGGGATGCTTGGTTTACCGAATGCAGGGAAATCTACCTTTATCCGTTCAGTATCTGCAGCAAAACCAAAAGTAGCGGATTATCCATTTACTACATTGGTACCGAGCCTTGGTGTGGTAAAAGTGGATGCGCAACGTAGTTTTGTTGTTGCAGACATTCCAGGATTAATCGAAGGGGCTGCTGATGGTGCAGGGCTTGGTATTCGTTTCTTGAAACATTTAGAACGTTGCCGTGTATTGATTCATTTAGTGGATATTAATCCGATTGATGAAAGTGATCCTGCGGATAATATTGCGATTATTGAAGGCGAGCTTGCACAATATAGTGAAAAACTTGCGCAAAAACCACGTTGGTTAGTTTTCAATAAAGTGGATACATTAACTGAAGAAGAAGCACAAGAACGCATTGCAGACGTATTAACTCGCCTTGGCATTGATGAAGATAGCGAAGAAAAAGTTTATCGTATCTCTGCGGCGACAGGACAAAATGTACCGAATTTATGTCGCGAAATTATGGATTTCATTGAAGCGCATCCAGTAGAAGCAGAAACTGCAGAACAAGAAAGTGAAGAAGTGAAATTCAAATGGGATGACTATCATCAAGAACAATTGGCAAAATTTGAAGACGATGATGACGATTGGGATGATGACTGGGATGAAGAAGACGAAGAAGGTGTGGAAACCATTTATCAACGTTAATCTTTATCATTAAAGATCCTATTACGCCCCGATTTTCCGAAAAATTTATGGAAAATCGGGGCGTTTTTGTATCAGAATTACACCTTTCGATTATTCTTATGAAACGATAAAGCGGATAAATAGGTGATTTAAAAAGTTTCTGAATTTATTTAAGATTGTCTTGAT from Actinobacillus delphinicola encodes the following:
- a CDS encoding HAAAP family serine/threonine permease; translated protein: MLNLFGTAVGAGVLFLPINAGKSGFWPLVIIALLAGPMTYYAHQGLARFVLSSPKKGADITLVAEDYFGKTAGKLITFLYFFAIFPILLIYGNGITNTVESFIVHQLHLVAPPRWILSGVLIGILISIMLMGEKLMLKITEYLVYPLILILFALSLYLIPQWNTSMLHQVPGAADFLGTLWITLPVIVFSFNHSPAISQFSLSLERHYGNSVAAEKHATFTEKGTSTLLLVFVMLFVFSCVLSLTPAELHEAKVQNISILSYLANKFDNPYISYFGPLVAFLAITSSFFGHYLGAREGIEGLYIQMAHKEKDIDRKKLHKYTAVLFFFTLWGVAILNPSILGIIESLGGPFIAMILFIMPMYAIAKIPAMRKYSGKWSNVFVTVMGTLAITAVIYKLF
- a CDS encoding L-serine ammonia-lyase yields the protein MISIFDMFKVGIGPSSSHTVGPMKAGKAFVDLLIEKGLFDKVNHLQANVYGSLSMTGRGHNTDIAIIMGLAGYLPHDVDLNLIPRFIENVKKTAELPIAQGKKIVKFDFNDDLIFHSEFLPRHENAMQLIAYHDGEEGNHVILAETYYSIGGGFIVDEAHFGQEDDHPVEVPYPYQKAVDLLKHSHETGLSLSSIMRANEIAIHGEEALNAHIQTVYRTMQECLDRGMKTEGILPGPLKVARRAAALSRLLHANQSLSQDPMSIIDWINMYALAVNEENAAGGRVVTAPTNGACGIVPAVLAYYNKFIEPVTEETVARYLLTCSAIGSLYKMNASISGAEVGCQGEVGVACSMAAAGLTEILGGNAEQICNAAEIAMEHNLGLTCDPVGGQVQVPCIERNAIASVKAINASRMALRRTSSPRVSLDDVIETMYETGKDINAKYRETSQGGLAVKIVCS
- the rluC gene encoding 23S rRNA pseudouridine(955/2504/2580) synthase RluC, with product MENAAEKILNPKVKLITISEDESGQRIDNFLMTHLKGVPKSLVYRILRKGEVRVNKGRVKPEYKLQANDIIRVPPVRVSQKETPQISTKLNKVSQLEDCILYEDEVMLVINKPSGMAVHGGSGVNFGVIEALRALRPQARFLELVHRLDRDTSGILLVAKKRSALRNLHEQLREKRVQKDYLALVRGQWQSHVKSIQAPLLKNELASGERVVKVSEQGKPSETRFKIEERYQIATLVKASPVTGRTHQIRVHTLHAGHPIAMDPKYGDKEFDKKMASFGLNRLFLHAFEIVFFHPKTEEPMRIKAPLDNALKAVLNKLRSA
- a CDS encoding epoxyqueuosine reductase QueH codes for the protein MKTQSEFIRPKLILPEGYDKLLLHSCCAPCSGEIMEAVVASEIDVTIFFYNPNIHPQREYEIRKNEHKRFAEKWNIPFYDGDYDRKEWFERIKGLENEPERGKRCTKCFDMRLERTALFAHEHNIPVFTTSLGISRWKDINQVMGAARRAAARYDDVIFWDYNWRKGGGSQRGVEISKRERFYKQEYCGCVYSLRDMNKWREQKGWAPIEIGELHYGDE
- the ispB gene encoding octaprenyl diphosphate synthase; the encoded protein is MDLTEIQALIHDDMGIVNETILSQLDSQIPLINQIGFYIIQSGGKRIRPMIALLAGRALNGESKRVSNCAAFVEFVHTATLLHDDVVDESDLRRGKPTANAEFGNAASVLVGDFIYTRAFQMVAELNSLRILHVMSDATNVISEGEVQQLINCNNPETTEADYMRVIYSKTARLFEVATQCAAIVADATDEQEKALQDYGRYLGTAFQLVDDVLDYSATSQALGKNIGDDLAEGKPTLPLLHAMRHGNEQQAKMIAEAIDQGGKREILPEVLTIMAEHHSLDYAMQRAREEAQKAVDSIKCLPESPYKHALISLAYISVDRHY
- the rplU gene encoding 50S ribosomal protein L21, coding for MYAVFQSGGKQHRVSEGQVIRLEKLEKATGETVEFDSVLMVVNGEDVKIGTPVVAGSKVVAEVVAHGRGDKVKIVKFRRRKHSRKQQGHRQWFTEVKITGIQA
- the rpmA gene encoding 50S ribosomal protein L27, encoding MATKKAGGSTRNGRDSEAKRLGVKRFGGESVLAGSIIVRQRGTKFHAGNNVGMGRDHTLFATADGKVKFEVKGEKNRKYVSIVTE
- a CDS encoding DMT family transporter, producing MAQSQGQRPISGFFLALTTGMMWGALPIAIQQVLKGMDVQTIVWYRFSTAAIVLLICLGVKGKLPNLRHIHQRYWWFLLLGVLGLAGNFYLFNAALQYILPTTSQILTPVAAFLMLLAGVFLFKERMYVTQKIGLGLLILGLGLFFNQHLNDFLHLSVYFKGVLIGLSAALVWVIYGISQKILLFKFKAQQILLMIYIGCFVIFTPASHPSQVGNLTPLEMGCLIFCCANTLIGYGCYAEALNRWDVAKVSAVTTQIPIFTMIFSALLSWWAPSIFKMENLNFISYLGAAVVVAGALMSAIGHKFIKPKS